Genomic DNA from Cololabis saira isolate AMF1-May2022 chromosome 20, fColSai1.1, whole genome shotgun sequence:
GTACAGAATTCCTCCTTTCAGAGACAAGTCAGAATACACTCACATTACGTTTTAACACATAGAcacatttagttaatcagcatatgcagtttacatattcagtgtggttttgaattattttatccaACACTAACTGACTTCGTCAGAAAGAATTGAGAGTTGAAAACTTTGGGAAtgttacataaattcataatgaggaaagacacagagactacctTGGAATGGGTTTTTAGCGCACTCCTGCAGGAAGGGGAGAGCAACAGGAGTGCAGGGCAACGTGTGgccctcattgagaactcctgagcttcccccagatcctccctctagaagatgcttttattaagaaactttgacaggaaaTGACGATATAAGGACAATGAATAGTAAACAATTAGACAGTAGACAAtggggtggaagtgataacgtgtgattgagtcctgacatAACAGTGGTTAGCTGTCACCAGGACAGTGGTCAGCTGTCACCAGGACAGTCCAaaacctgagtagatcaggaagtggctgccgTGACTTCTGTTGAccaagcatgtgacagtttcacaatgacaaaacaagttcaaaggttgattaacctcacaggaACTACCTTAAAGCTGCAGCACAGCCATCAATGAATTAATTGATTAATTCAACCCAGTTGATGTTATCAATGCAGTCCTCACCATCCCTGTTCCCATATTTTATTTGTTGAGAACCAGCTCTCCTGGCTTTGTTGAACTTTATTGAACTTGGTTCATGGGTTCAGATAATCAATAGTTGTGTGTAATATTTATGGGCAAGctgctttattttaaacactAAGCTCCTCTTGTAACTGCAGTAGTTAAAGaccattatttttataaatattttctgTATCTCCACAGAGACCGACCTGGAGAGCCTGCTGGAGGATCTGGGGTTGACGCCGTACTGCAGAGAGAAACTAACACTCAGCAAGATCCTGGAGATTGATGAGAAGACCATCACTGATGTTCCTGTCAAGAGTAAATCAGATCTCCCATGGTATTTTATAAAGAAACTGATGATGGTTAATGTAACAGCTGGAAATATGAAGTGCACATCAGCTTATGAGTCAACGTATGATGATTCATTAGGGACTGAGTTAGATTTGCGTGATCTACTTGACAGTCCAAACACAGACGACACACTAAACCCTCTCGACATAATCACTGCTCTCTTTCTGTGTTCAGATGCTTTTGTACAACAAGAAATGGCACTAAAATTTTCAATGTGTCAATTCGCTGTGCCTCTGCTGCTTCCCAGCTGTGATACAGAACAGTGTACGCTCATGCTGTGGGCCATGAGAGACATTGTCAAGAAGTACAGACCTCCAGCTCTTTCACAATCCAAGGGTTTCATTGAAGAGAGAATAGTTGATTCTCAAGTTCCAATGATCTCTTTTGTGAGACTGGGTAACTGCTCCTTGTCAAAGTCAGAGATCCTCAATAAGCTTCTCAGCAATTCTCAGCAGTACCACAACACCTTTGTTCACCACAACATGGAGGGTGGTGACAGTCCAAAAAGAATATCCAACGGACTGACAGAAATCACCTGGTACCTTCCTTGTGGGAACACAGACATCGACCTTTTCAATCAACCAGTGGCTGTTGCTAATCTTCACGGGGACATTGCTTCATTTGAAACACAATACTCCTTTCTGTGTCAGACATCTGCAGCAGTTTTTGTGTTCTTTGACCATTTGGAGTCTGAGTGCAAAATTCTTACGAACCAGAACAATAAAGCGCAAATCTTCTTGGTGGGAAACAGTGAGAGCAAGAACTTCAGCTTAGATGCTCTAAAAAGTGTAGCTATCAAATTGGGCTTGatgaaaaacaacattattattaagagaaaagagaaaaatgatGCAGATTTTATCAAACGGCTGAGAAAAACAGTCAGTGATGTAGTTGAGAACCCACAGATGAAGATGCCAATAGCAAATATGGCCGACATTGCTCATGAACTGGGAATCCTGGTTGATGAAGACTCTCCAGAGTGTCAGGCTGGAAAGAAAAACGCAGATGCCATCACTGAAGAAATTCAAAACCTCCTTCAGTACAAAGATGAACAACTTCCTCTGCAAGGCCAAATATGGAAGGAACTGACTCACTTAGAAAAAGAGGAATTTCGCCTAAAAAAAGTTGGATCTAAGAACGTAGAAATGTACAAAAGTGACCTTGAGCAGCAGAAAGAGGAACTCCGGAAAAAGCAGAGCTCCTTTAACCTGTCCCCAGCAATGACATGCTTCATCAATGCAATATCCAGACCAGGAATAGAAAGATGTTATTTCGTGAAATGGATGCGATTGAACCTTGATAACGTCTCTCGTTTAAAACTCTCCGCACTAAGAGAGCTGTACAAAGAAAAGTGCAAAGATTCTGCAAACAAAGAGGAGGCGAAAGAAATTGATGGACAACTTTCCAACAGCTCTCTGGGGACTGAACATTTCTTCCGTGAAATGGGTCAGATCTATGAAGCTTCCCTCTCACTTCCACAAACACACCCATCACGTCAACAATTGCAACATCTGCCCAAACTCTGTGCACAGTTGTTGCTTGATGGGTTTCCTCTTGAACTTGTTGATGGAGATGCATCCAACATACCTCTGAGATGGGTGAGTGACGTTCTCATTCAGCTGAATCACTTAGTGTCTCCAAAGAACAAAATACGGGTAGTTACAGTTCTTGGAGTTCAGAGCACTGGAAAGTCCACTCTCCTCAACACCATGTTTGGAGTGCAGTTTGCAGTCAGCAGTGGTCGATGTACTCGCGGAGCCTTCATGCTGCTCATCACACTCAATGAAGACATCAAAAGAGAACTTGGCTGTGACTTCATGGTGATCATTGACACCGAGGGTTTAAAGTCACCAGAACTTGCTCAGCTGGACAACAGCTGTGAGCATGACAATGAGCTTGCAACGCTTGTGGTGGGGCTGAGTGATATCACCATTATCAATATTGCAATGGAGAATTCAACTGAAATGAAGGACATTCTGCAAATAGTGGTTCATGCTTTCCTCAGGATGAAGGAGGTGggcaaaaaaccaaaatgtcaGTTTGTTCATCAAAATGTTCCTGATGTTTCTGCTCATGAGAAGAACCTACGAGACAGGAAACTGCTCCTGGAGCAGTTAAATGAGATGACCCAAGCAGCCGCCAAAATGGAAAAGAGAGAGGAGAACAAAAGCTTCACTGATGTGATGGAGTACAGTCCAGACACGGGGAACTGCTACGTTCCTGGACTCTGGAATGGAAACCCACCAATGGCACCAGTCAATGTGGGATACAGCCAGACTTTATACGAACTCAAGAAGAACATCATCCAACAACTGAGAGAgtgtgtgtcatctgctaaTGATGTATTGGAGTTTAAAGAGTGGATGACCAGTCTGTGGAATGCTGTGAAGCACGAAAACTTCATCTTCAGCTTCAAAAACAGCCTTGTAGCTGACGCATACATGAAGCTCTGCACAGAGTTCAACAGATGGGAGTGGGAGTTCAAGAAATCAATGTACAGCTGGATTAGCAATGCAGAAACAAAGATTTTGAATTTTGGTACAGTCGCTGCAAAGTCTCAAATATCTGATATGGAAGAATTCCTCACTCACTTAAAACATGAAGCGACCACAGAGCTGTCAAATTGGGAGAAGAAGCTCCTTGACAATCTGGAAGAATACTTCAAGCAAACAGATGGACATGTCCATTTGGTTGAAGGACACGAAGAGGAATTTAAAAACAGTGCAAAGAACCTTCGTAGAGAATTGGAAAATTCTGTCGTAAATCATCTCACAGCAGCAGCTGATATCAAACGGGGACTGAAAGAAGTCGACAAAATCAAGGAGAATCatacaaaagaaatagaaaaggCAGTGAGTGAATTAATTACTCAGTGTCGAAAGAAAAAGGTCCAAATGAAAGACAGAAAGTTAGAAAAAGAGTTTGATAAGATGTGGCATGAAACACTGAAGAAGATGTCTTACTCTGAACTAAAACACACAGATGTTTTCACAGATGTGAGCCACTATCTGAGAGAAAATGTTTCACGCAAAGGGAGTCATGCTTGCGAACTCCTGAGTGGACAAAGCCTTGAAAAGTGTGGGTTGGCAGCGTTCAAATACAAACCTGAAAGATTGCCTGGAAAAATAGAACACAAAGTCAGGGGTTGGTTAAGTCTTCAAGATCTCGTGAAAGCCAGACAAAAAGTGGCTGACAACATCATAGCTGCTTGCCAAAACTCTgtaacagacaaaacaaaaagaaaaaccaacTACCACAACACTAACATCCAGGAGATCCTTCGCATCATTGATGAAATGTTGAACAAGGCTGATGTTGACACAGATATTGAGTTTGAAGTTCCTCTGAAGCAGCACATCTGTGCAGATGCAGCCAGAAACTTTCAGAGAATGCAAGAAGACTTCACGCAAGCAAATGACCCCAAGATCCTTCTggataaaaacaaggaaaagttCTGTGCAGATTTCAAAGATGTTTTCCACAAACGAGACCAGTGCCACAAGAAGGCTGAAgagttcacagaacaatgtctGAAACCTGCTGTTGAAGACTTTGTCTACCGTTCTCTGGGTCCCAATATCACTGAAGAAATGATGAGAAGTAAAGTGTTCAGCACACGAACCTCCTTCCAGGGTTCAGTTCTTATGGATTTGCTGTCAAAGGAAGACTTCAACAGCTATCTAAGCTGCATTTGCAATTATGAGGATTATGTAAAAACATGGATACTTGAACAAATAAAGGAGCACTTCTCAGATGCGTCTAAAACATCTGGGTATGAGGAAGAACACCTCAAGTCGAGCATCAAAAATATAAAGGACGCCATGGAAAAGGCCAAATCAGGGAAGAGTGCTGACCTGAAGACATTTGTTGAACGCATCTGCAAAGAACTTGGTGATAAACTGGTCATTTCCCAGGATGCTCTTGGTGCCTTCATGATCCTGAACAACGCTGACCGGGAGCAGTTTACTAAGTCACTAATTGCATCCGTGGAGAAGATGGAAAAAACTCTTAAGAAGAAGTTTAAATGCACAACCTTTGAGATAAAACTAGAACATCTCCGTGTGAATCCTCAGACTGAGCTTTTCACCAGAGTGGTCGGTTGTGGGAAACAGTGTCCGTTCTGTCAAGTTCCCTGTGAAGCAGGAAAAGACAG
This window encodes:
- the LOC133420535 gene encoding interferon-induced very large GTPase 1-like translates to MKLQMVCLLLVLLGSEVLSVDQDYDDDDNKDYKTQHKWFIEQHIKPGMRPDRCTEEMKRIRGIKGRYCKKLNTFILAQAKPIDRLCKGKGDEETIKIFKSVVDCDRIGTRTRPPCAYKETDLESLLEDLGLTPYCREKLTLSKILEIDEKTITDVPVKSKSDLPWYFIKKLMMVNVTAGNMKCTSAYESTYDDSLGTELDLRDLLDSPNTDDTLNPLDIITALFLCSDAFVQQEMALKFSMCQFAVPLLLPSCDTEQCTLMLWAMRDIVKKYRPPALSQSKGFIEERIVDSQVPMISFVRLGNCSLSKSEILNKLLSNSQQYHNTFVHHNMEGGDSPKRISNGLTEITWYLPCGNTDIDLFNQPVAVANLHGDIASFETQYSFLCQTSAAVFVFFDHLESECKILTNQNNKAQIFLVGNSESKNFSLDALKSVAIKLGLMKNNIIIKRKEKNDADFIKRLRKTVSDVVENPQMKMPIANMADIAHELGILVDEDSPECQAGKKNADAITEEIQNLLQYKDEQLPLQGQIWKELTHLEKEEFRLKKVGSKNVEMYKSDLEQQKEELRKKQSSFNLSPAMTCFINAISRPGIERCYFVKWMRLNLDNVSRLKLSALRELYKEKCKDSANKEEAKEIDGQLSNSSLGTEHFFREMGQIYEASLSLPQTHPSRQQLQHLPKLCAQLLLDGFPLELVDGDASNIPLRWVSDVLIQLNHLVSPKNKIRVVTVLGVQSTGKSTLLNTMFGVQFAVSSGRCTRGAFMLLITLNEDIKRELGCDFMVIIDTEGLKSPELAQLDNSCEHDNELATLVVGLSDITIINIAMENSTEMKDILQIVVHAFLRMKEVGKKPKCQFVHQNVPDVSAHEKNLRDRKLLLEQLNEMTQAAAKMEKREENKSFTDVMEYSPDTGNCYVPGLWNGNPPMAPVNVGYSQTLYELKKNIIQQLRECVSSANDVLEFKEWMTSLWNAVKHENFIFSFKNSLVADAYMKLCTEFNRWEWEFKKSMYSWISNAETKILNFGTVAAKSQISDMEEFLTHLKHEATTELSNWEKKLLDNLEEYFKQTDGHVHLVEGHEEEFKNSAKNLRRELENSVVNHLTAAADIKRGLKEVDKIKENHTKEIEKAVSELITQCRKKKVQMKDRKLEKEFDKMWHETLKKMSYSELKHTDVFTDVSHYLRENVSRKGSHACELLSGQSLEKCGLAAFKYKPERLPGKIEHKVRGWLSLQDLVKARQKVADNIIAACQNSVTDKTKRKTNYHNTNIQEILRIIDEMLNKADVDTDIEFEVPLKQHICADAARNFQRMQEDFTQANDPKILLDKNKEKFCADFKDVFHKRDQCHKKAEEFTEQCLKPAVEDFVYRSLGPNITEEMMRSKVFSTRTSFQGSVLMDLLSKEDFNSYLSCICNYEDYVKTWILEQIKEHFSDASKTSGYEEEHLKSSIKNIKDAMEKAKSGKSADLKTFVERICKELGDKLVISQDALGAFMILNNADREQFTKSLIASVEKMEKTLKKKFKCTTFEIKLEHLRVNPQTELFTRVVGCGKQCPFCQVPCEAGKDRHKDHFASLHRPQGLAKYTSASSEKLATNICTSLVISDNRFCCHATDDEYHPYKSYREVFPDWHIPPDGSLESSDFWKYVMNKYNEKFAESYKAEPADIPETWKKITKQQAETSLKNSFNIR